In a genomic window of Helianthus annuus cultivar XRQ/B chromosome 10, HanXRQr2.0-SUNRISE, whole genome shotgun sequence:
- the LOC118482731 gene encoding uncharacterized protein LOC118482731 gives MSVAEERADAAVEAKDGLVSSFDQLKADREWLRTHGIARIVEAIMDAPETAAGLDLVKQRARDAGFKAGYNRCISHMNVMSIGGEIEERSGFRDVDTESLLNAAEVSFYDTSLGCVEELDNCLEAADYVDRLRMLYPDAEEEDPAGGAGGDAGTSGTK, from the exons aTGTCGGTTGCGGAGGAGCGGGCTGATGCCgctgttgaggccaaggatgGCTTGGTGTCCTCTTTTGACCAGTTgaaggctgaccgtgagtggttgcggactcacggtatcgcgcgt attgttgaggctatcatggatgcccctgagaccgcagctggcttggacttggtcaagcagcgtgctcgtgacgctggttttaaagctggttataaccgctgtatTTCCCATATGAACGTCATGTCTATAGGCGGTGAGATCGAAGAGCGGTCCGGCTTCCGGGATGTGGATACCGAGTCGCTTCTTAACGCGGCCGAagtctccttttatgatacgtcccttgGCTGTGTAGAAGAACTGGACAACTGTTTGGAGGCTGCGGACTATGTTGATCGACTGCGGATGCTGTATCCGGATGCGGAAGAGGAagatcccgctggtggtgccggaggagatgcAGGAACCAGCGgcacaaaatag